In Desertifilum tharense IPPAS B-1220, the DNA window CCTGAGATCCAGTACCATGAAAAGTCCTCGCTCTGTAGAATTGGGAGTTGGGTAGAGGGTGGGGGGATGGGGGGAAGAAGGGAATTGGGAGTTAGGATTTGGGGGTTGGGGGAAGAGGGGAGTTGGGAGTTAGGATTTAGGGGTTGGGGGAAGAAGGGAATTGGGAGTTAGGATTTGGGGGTTGGGGGAAGAGGGGAGTTGGGAGTTGTGGGTTAGGGGAAGAGGGGAGTTGGGAGTTGGGAGTTGGGGGTTAGGGAAGAGGGGAGTTTTCTAATAACTCCACACTCTTTCCCCACTCAGCACTCAGCACTCAGCACTCAGCACTCTTTCCCCACTCAGCACTCTTTCCCCACTCAGCACTCAGCACTCTTTCCCCCACTCAGCACTCTCTTAGCGTCGAACGCAGGTTCCCAGCCAGCGACACTCTTGAGTTTGTTGATCGCGGGTTGCTAGTAACACAGAAGGCTGAGTAACAACAGGGTTAAGCAACTCAGGGAAACGGGACATATCGAGCGAGCGAACCTGAGCTGGTGCTACAAGGGGTAGCGCCATCAACATCAATACAACGGGTTTACACATGGTTTAATCAACCATCTCCTTCACAATGGAGAGTTTGGCTGCTCCTGTGGTTGGGTGTTCGCTTCATTTTTCGCGATCGCTCCTAAGCAATCAGGATGTTGCGATCGACTAAAATGTTTCTTTCCCCCTGACGCGCTAAGGGATAAACTCTCCCGCAAAGTCTGATGGAACATAGCGTTGCGGCATCGGCTGTTCTTCGGTGCGATAAACCTGAAAACCCCGTTTAAGATAGTTCTCTAAGGCATAAGGGCCATCTAAATTGCAGGTATGTACCCATATCCGTTTAACCCCCAACTGCCACGCCTGAGCGATTCCATAACTCAATAAATGCTTACCCAAACCTTGACCCCAGTAAGGAGGACGCAAGCCAAAATAGGCAATTTCCACCTCTGTATCTTGTTGATTCAGTTCAAGATATCCTGCCGGAACACCCTGTATCAATAAAACATTAACGGTAGTGGTTGGGGAGGCGAGGATCGCGGCTAATTCTGTATCGGATAAGAGAAGGCGATCGCGCCAACGCCAAATCTCACCCACCGCTCGGTATAGAAAACGATAATACTCCAAATCCGGATAACCCATCTGCACCATCATCAAATCCTGGGTATCCTTTCGATAAGCCGGACGAAACCAGAGCGGATCGAGCATTTCCAGATAAGTTGTAATTAAAGTTTCCGGTAACTTGTCCTGACGCTGGCTCATTCCAAGACATCTAACTTTTTTAGGAACCCGGTTCTGGTTGGGGTGCGTACTTTATCATAGAATCATTCATCCCAACTCACCCACAAATCATCATGTTAACCACCTCCCCCTACACCATCACCTGGGAAAAGTTACCCGATGATTTTGTACTCCCCGATGACCCCGTGGATAATATCAATCAACCTGCCTTAGCGGCTGCTTTAACTGAAAGTCTCCTGTTAGCGGGTAAACTTCCCGAAACCGCCTTAACTCCCACCAACTACGGAATTTGCGCCACCCTCAACGGTAAAATTGTAGTCAAAGCACCTGATTGGGCCTATATTCCCCACATTAGCGTCAATCGCTCGGAAGTCATTCGCAGCTATACCCCAAGGCTTCAGGGAGAAATTCCCATCCTCGTTCTAGAATTCCTCTCAGACACAGAAGGTGGTGAATATTCTGTTAAACAAACCTATCCCCCCGGTAAATTCTTCTTCTACGAGCAAATTCTGCAAGTCCCCAATTACGGTATCTTTCAACCAGAAACGGGTGTATTAGAACTGTATCGCCTCAGCGAGAATCAACGCTATCGCCTAGAACCACCCAACGAACAAGGACGATTTTGGATAGCGCAAATGCAACTATTCTTGGGGGTAGGTTCTGGAAGCCGGGAAAACCGCCAGGGGAACTGGCTGCGCTGGTGGGATGAAGCGGGAAATCTGCTCCTGTGGGGTAGCGAACGCGTTGAACAGGAACGCCAGCGAGTTGAACAAGAACGTCTTCGCGCCGAACAGGAACGCCTTCGCGCCGAACAGGAACGCCTTCGCGCCGAACAGGAACACCAACGCGCTGAACAAGAACGCCTTCGCGCCGAACGGTTAGCGGCTCAACTCCGAGCAGCCGGAATAGAACCAGACGATATCCTAGAGTAAATTATTATGTTAGCCACCTCCCCCTACACCATCACCTGGGAAAAGTTACCCGATGATTTTGTACTCCCTGATGACCCCGTGGATAATATCAATCAACCTGCCTTAGCGGCTGCTTTAACTGAAAGCCTTCTGTTAGCGGGTAAACTTCCCGAAACCGCCTTAACGCCCACCAACTACGGAATTTGTGCCACCCTCAACGGTAAAATTGTAGTCAAAGCGCCTGATTGGGCCTATATTCCCCACATTAGCGTCAATCGCTCGGAAGTGATTCGCAGTTATACCCCGCGCCTTCAAGGAGAAATTCCTACCCTGGTTCTAGAGTTTTTATCAGACACCGAAGGTGGTGAATATTCCGTCAAACAAACCTATCCCCCCGGTAAATTCTTCTTCTACGAGCAAATTCTGCAAGTCCCCAATTACGGTATTTTTCAGCCAGAAACGGGTGTATTAGAACTGTATCGCCTCAGCGAGAATCAACGCTATCGCCTAGAACCACCCAACGAACAAGGACGATTTTGGATAGCGCAAATGCAACTATTCTTGGGAGTCGGTTCTGGAAGCCGGGAGAACCGCCAGGGGAACTGGCTACGCTGGTGGGATGAAGCGGGAAATCTGCTTTTGTGGGGTAGCGAACGCGTTGAACAGGAACGCCAGCGAGTTGAACAAGAACGCCAAAAGGTAGAACGGTTAGCGGCTCAACTCCGGGCGGCAGGAATTGAGCCAGAGGTGGATTAAAGGCTCTCGATTTGCCCTTCTGCGTGGTTTACAACGGCGCGTAACTGGTCTAACGTGTGGGGGGTTACGTCTTCCCATAAACCCCGCTGATGAGCTTCTAGCAGGCGCTCTGCAATGTCGCGCAAGGCCCAAGGATTTTTTTCTAGGATAAAGGCTTGCACTTC includes these proteins:
- a CDS encoding GNAT family N-acetyltransferase is translated as MSQRQDKLPETLITTYLEMLDPLWFRPAYRKDTQDLMMVQMGYPDLEYYRFLYRAVGEIWRWRDRLLLSDTELAAILASPTTTVNVLLIQGVPAGYLELNQQDTEVEIAYFGLRPPYWGQGLGKHLLSYGIAQAWQLGVKRIWVHTCNLDGPYALENYLKRGFQVYRTEEQPMPQRYVPSDFAGEFIP
- a CDS encoding Uma2 family endonuclease, with amino-acid sequence MLTTSPYTITWEKLPDDFVLPDDPVDNINQPALAAALTESLLLAGKLPETALTPTNYGICATLNGKIVVKAPDWAYIPHISVNRSEVIRSYTPRLQGEIPILVLEFLSDTEGGEYSVKQTYPPGKFFFYEQILQVPNYGIFQPETGVLELYRLSENQRYRLEPPNEQGRFWIAQMQLFLGVGSGSRENRQGNWLRWWDEAGNLLLWGSERVEQERQRVEQERLRAEQERLRAEQERLRAEQEHQRAEQERLRAERLAAQLRAAGIEPDDILE
- a CDS encoding Uma2 family endonuclease; translated protein: MLATSPYTITWEKLPDDFVLPDDPVDNINQPALAAALTESLLLAGKLPETALTPTNYGICATLNGKIVVKAPDWAYIPHISVNRSEVIRSYTPRLQGEIPTLVLEFLSDTEGGEYSVKQTYPPGKFFFYEQILQVPNYGIFQPETGVLELYRLSENQRYRLEPPNEQGRFWIAQMQLFLGVGSGSRENRQGNWLRWWDEAGNLLLWGSERVEQERQRVEQERQKVERLAAQLRAAGIEPEVD